A genomic window from Thermithiobacillus tepidarius DSM 3134 includes:
- a CDS encoding type II toxin-antitoxin system TacA family antitoxin, with amino-acid sequence MRDAAINLRALPEQRDLIDRAARLLGKNRSDFMLEAACDKAQAVLLDQVYFNLDADKFQQFIDLLDAPPAPNPGLERLMALKAPWAKE; translated from the coding sequence ATGCGAGACGCCGCCATCAACCTGAGGGCATTGCCCGAGCAGCGCGATCTGATCGACCGCGCCGCCCGGCTCCTGGGCAAGAACCGTTCGGATTTCATGCTCGAAGCCGCCTGTGACAAGGCCCAGGCGGTGCTGCTCGATCAGGTCTACTTCAACCTCGACGCCGACAAATTCCAGCAGTTCATAGACCTGCTCGATGCGCCGCCCGCGCCCAACCCGGGGCTTGAACGGCTGATGGCGCTGAAGGCCCCCTGGGCCAAGGAATGA
- a CDS encoding GNAT family N-acetyltransferase produces the protein MSASLSAPQPLTAAHCLDDFSCGEPVLDEWLTRRAMANQQSGASRTFVVVDQDDCVQGYYAMAAGAVAHRLATGAVRRNMPDPVPVLVLARLAVDTRAQGHKLGGAMLQDAVQRAVVVSQNAGVRALLVHALHDRARQFYEHYGFQASPLDPLMLMLRLDTTRP, from the coding sequence ATGAGTGCGTCGCTCAGTGCGCCCCAGCCGCTGACCGCCGCCCACTGTCTTGACGACTTTTCCTGCGGAGAGCCGGTACTCGACGAGTGGCTCACACGTCGGGCAATGGCCAACCAGCAAAGCGGTGCCAGCCGCACCTTCGTGGTCGTTGATCAAGACGACTGCGTTCAGGGGTACTACGCGATGGCTGCGGGGGCGGTCGCACACCGTCTGGCTACCGGCGCAGTTCGCCGCAACATGCCAGACCCCGTGCCGGTCCTGGTGCTGGCCCGGCTGGCCGTCGACACCCGCGCCCAGGGGCACAAGCTCGGCGGGGCCATGCTTCAGGATGCCGTGCAACGGGCGGTGGTGGTCTCGCAGAACGCCGGCGTGCGGGCGTTGCTCGTCCATGCCCTTCACGATCGCGCGAGGCAGTTCTACGAGCACTACGGCTTCCAGGCATCGCCGCTCGATCCGTTGATGCTGATGCTGCGGTTGGACACCACGCGGCCATGA